The Kogia breviceps isolate mKogBre1 chromosome 8, mKogBre1 haplotype 1, whole genome shotgun sequence DNA window TGTTGACAGTGGGGAACGCTCTGACTATATATGTGTAGGGAGTCTTGGAAATCTCTATGCATTCAGCTTTCAAtatgctgtgaacctaaaactactctaaaattttttaaaaatctttaaaatatacaaaagctAAGGAAACAGTCTTCTTCCAGTATAAGGCTCAGTTCttccaaaacaaaacctttttcttttttaactctgGAAAAAATCTCCTTCAAGGGGACAGAAGTCTGCATAGAATGGATGCTGGCTCTGCAGACTTGGTCTCTGTCTTTGTCCATCATGGCCAGTAGGCGGCActcatattttataaacattttaatagtcACCAGAATAAAATGGATCATGCTTTCTACTTCCTTTTTGTAACAGCTATGTTATCATGGACATTATGTCGTTTCCAAAAGATACtcacaaggaggaaaaaaaaaaaaggcccgtCATATGAGAGTTTCTGACAAACCTAGAACTTTCACTTTTAAATGGTGTCTTTGTAGTCTTAAGGggaaatggacagacagaaaccataatgaaaaaggaaacagctGGATGAATGGACAGTACAGCTTAATGCAGAGTGAATGGGGAGCACGCTGGGGATTTCTATACTGAGGAGAAGGAAAGCATTGTGATATGGGAATGAAAGAATGGGATCCAGgaaagcagagaggaaaggggaCGCGTGCCAGGTACCAGAAtcgaaaaatagatatatattatatatgtagtatatatttatatacatatgtatcatatatatatgtactatattatTATGCATATAATTGCATACAATTGATAAGACACTTTTTcccaattctgttttttttttttttttctgtggtacgcgggcctctcactgtcgtggcctctcccgttgcggagcacaggctccggacgcgcaggctcagcggccatggctcacgggcccagtcgctccgcggcatgtgggatcttcccggaccggggcacgaacccgtgtcccctgcatcggcaggcggattctcaaccactgcgccaccagggaagccccccaattctGTTTTTTAGGCTGTCAGTGTTTTGCAGTCAGTTATAGAGAGAGGGGTAGGAGAATTCATTATTCCCATTTAGATctatacaaaaaaataagaaaacaggcaCTACCAGTTTAGCCTTCACTCAGTGGATGATACTCTGCTAAGTTCTATTAAATGTTCTAGTGTGTTTAATACAACAATTTCAGGAATAttttcaccttatctttgaggaaactgaggctcagggaagttaagtGATTCTCCAGGATCACACATATGCCCTGGCAGAATCTAGATTCAATGCAGAATCCTATATCACATCATAAATAATTACTGAAGTTTCATCTTGTGCAATTCTCAAACCCTTTGTTCTCTTCTTCAGTGCTTTCTGAAGATCGTTCTTCCCTGGTTGACTCCTCAGTGCACTGACTACTCCATCTCTGTGCCCTTTCCAggcttttcttctctgtctcagtCATAAAAGTTGAAGGTTTCCAGAAGCTTTAGGTCATCTTCTCATTCTACCCGTCTACTCCTAAGGAAGGACATCTGTTACCATGTCCTGATTTCCAAATAGGCAACAAAAAATTGCAAATTAATATATCCAGGATATACATTGTAAATTCCAGATCCACATGTTCATCTATCAATGGGAAGTCTGCCTTTAGATGTTTCTTGGGCACTTTATAGACTACATCTGTTTTTCCCCTTCTTGACATCCCTCACTTCTGCTTCTGGTGAGAGAATCCCTTGTCCTCTACTTATCGTTGTAACATGAGACATAattgaaattcattgattatgattactattttttcatctctttcttttccaaactGAAAGCTCCAAAGGaagaggttttttattttttcaacttttgtaTTCAACTTTGTATTCTTAGAACGATCACATAATCTGACATAGAaatatgaagttttaaaatataactgacTGGAAAAAATGAATGAGTTAGGTGAATTCATCATGGTTTTTCAATATTGGTTGCATATTtaagctatttcttttttaagaataaacaaaTCCAAGATGTCTTCTGGGGAAGAATTTCATCAACTAAAGAAGAAAGTAATTTGAGAAAAGATGAAGTTGaatatattttgttacatttgaatatattataaatgtgaaCATGATATCATATgaacaaaactattttaaataccaTACATAGTATGACTGAGATAAAGTAGATAACTACTACATGAATACATTAGACACCTTAGCATGTTAATCACTGTCACTTTAAATTTCTGttctgataattccaaaatctaCTATATCTGAGTCTAGGTCTGATGCTTGCTccttctcttcaaactgtgttatTCACCTTTTAGTAAGACTTGTAAATTTCTATTGAAAGTTGGGCGTGATGTACTAGGTAAAAGTAACTGATGTAATCTGGCCTTTAGAATgaggttttacttttttcttgctaGGAGTTGGGATGTGTTTACTGTTTGCCATAGCTGTAGAACTCAGAAGCTAAAACTTCCTCTTttgtagatgattttttttctcccctgttGTCATGTGGTTTCCCTAGAGACTTCTTATATAAAATCATACACGTGCAGTTCTTTTCTGTTGTAATCCCCTGTTATACAGGAATCCTGTTGATGTGATGGTAGGTATGGGGAGGGGAAGTGTTCTCTaatcctatgattaggtctcagtcttttagtgagcctgtgcccCTGGGCTGTGACCTTCAAAATTTCAGATGTTTCAAAAAGTGGATTCAGATCTTTCAAATGAGGAAAGTCTTTTTGTTAAAGTCAAACTTAATGTAAATAATGTTCTTTCTAAGAATGGCATTTTAATTCTGACCTGGTCTCTGGTTTTGCCTTCTTTGTTTTATATGTCAGCCACGCTGCCTTATCCTTCTGGATTGGTCTTCTTGAAAATCATTTCTTAGACCTACTCGATAAGTGACCACCATGGGAGAAAGGTCTACATCTTGTTCACTATTGTATCATTAGCACAGAGTACATAATAATTACAAAAGgtataaatattaacaaataatattctcagatCTTCCATCAGACCTCTCTTCAGAAGCTTCTGCTGACCTCCCCAAAGGACCTTATATTAAAGCAATTAATAGGCATCATTAGATTATTTAGTACATTTCTACTGCGCCTCTTGGTTCATTACTCTCCATCTCACAGTGAAGATGCCAAGCAGTGAAGATGTAGGGCATATGATACTAGGTAAAATTAGACTTCTTTGCTTTCCTGATTTGAGTCTTTATAAttgtataaattctttttcatttagtattATTCTGGGCAATGGTTGTCTTGCTGcttctgaattattttatatttcatcttgaaacagaaactaaaatagagaagtaaaaatggaaacataaaggGGCCATACcattattttccataatttttgttacatatttttgattttctttctccattcaccTTTCGTAGAAAGCTGTCATTGCATTGGATAcactgaggcaaaaggaaaacaaatgcaaCTCTGACTATGATGAGAGTGAAAGAAGTAAAGTGACTCCCCAGGTGAAACAATGACAATGCGAGTTCTTCTCCTCTCTTATTACCCTCCACCTACTCCAGTGTGGTTTCTGCTGATTAATTCCACCAAATCAGCTCTCACTAAGGTCAGTGCCATCTGTTTCCCATGTAGTGGATGATTTCAATCTACAGAGCAGGTTAGTGACAGTCAACATCCTATTAATCAAACTGATGGTAAATCATTGTAAGTAAATATGTCATGATTTATAGTATATCAAATATTAAACATGTTGATGTGAATTATCAATACATCAAATCCATGGAATCTCTTCAGagacaaaaatatttcaaaaaagggAAAACCATGCCAAGAAAAAATAAGCCACTTACATTCTAGGTCCCaccctatttctctcctccactTCCTAAGGAAAACCTCTCAAACCAATTTTCTATATAAACTGTCATTGCCTTCTCTTATTCACCCTTCCACCTTCTCCATGATGGTTTCTGCTGATTAATTCTACTAAACAGGCTCTCACTAAGGTCGCCAATGCCACATATTTTCCAATGTAAGGGACAACTTCCATCCATATTTTTTACAAATGCATTGAGTCTTCTAAGCTGTTTCAGTTTGTAAACATGGTCTTATCACCGTCCTCTCTCCTCTGTTATCATATGGCCACTCCACCTTTGCTTCCTTTGTGGTGTTCCCTCCCTTTTAAGGTTGGAAGTCATAGgactcattttatttcatttttaaaatttatttatttatttatttaggctgcgttgggtctttgttgctgcatgcagggttttctctagttgcggcgagcaggggctactctttgttgcggtgcgcgggcttctcattgcggttggcttctcattgcagagcacgggctctaggcatgcaggcttcagtagttgtggctcatggtctctagagcgcaggctcagtagttgtggcgcatgggcttagttgctccgcagcttgtgggatcttcccggaccagggcttgaacccatgtcccctgcattggcagacagattcttaactactgtgccaccaggaaagccccataggACTCATTTTAAGTCCTTTTCTCATTCTATACTCTCTTCTCATTTGACCACTTCTGCTCCCATGCCTTCCAATTCATGGAATTGCTTGTAAGTTGCAAACTCAAATATCCAACAGACATTTGTAGTTAGACGTCTACCAGCCAACTACAGAGAATATCTACAACTTTTGTGTTTATATCCTCACATGGACTGATGTACCTTCTACAGAGAGAATTCAATGTTTTACCTTCTCATTATAGCATTACATCTAACTGATATTAATTTCTAACATTAATTAgtattaatttaaaacataataaatattatttatccattaatATTACTGTCTTTAGGTTATTTTTCCCTACAAAAATCAAAGATACAAGAGAGCAGGAGCTGTATTTGTTGTGTTTACCTCTATATCTGGAGGAATACAACCTGGCTTGGGGGAAGTCAGTTTTACTTCTAACTTGAATATAATACTGATGGGTAAATGAATTGTACCATCAATTGTTTAATCAGATTGCACATTCAGCcttggtgtttcttttttaaagacgAAACTAATACCAGAAGTTTTCTATAGAAAGAATttaatgaacaaagaaaataataaattgactAAATACAAAGACTGTATTTTTTCTCTGAAACTACAGTGTAAATGTGCACATAATATTATATGAACAAAAATAATTGTAATCTTtataaatagttaaataaataaatatttaaatagataaatagatatatcAGCATGGGCATCTGTGAGGAACAAGTGCCTGTAGAGTAGAATATCATGTTGCTTAATATTCCTGAAAACATTTGACAATTAATTCAGGGCAtgatgagagcagaaatgagaGTCGTTGACATGGCAGCACAGGTGGAAGTGTGGTCTCGTTAGTGAGAATCATTTCCATGTTGAACCAGGTGTGTGTCGTGTCACTCCTTCCTCCTGAGTCTTTCTTGCAAGTTTGTTGATGAAGAAAAGGATCTCATGACTTCTGCTCTGACAATCTCCCAGGCACAAGGGCTATATTTCTTCTCTTGCAGATAGACAGTGATTCTGTGGAAGTATTTCCTCACAGCCAGGATGGAGTCCTCCTTCAGCAGGGGAGTCCCTTCCAGCCCCGCCTCCTGCATCAGACAGGCTTGCAGGTCAGTGAGCTGCTGAAAAAGTGCAGTGCAGAACTTGTCCAGGAGGGTCTCATCCCAAGCGGCAGCCGAGCCCTCGGCGCTGAAGAGCTGGAAGgtctgctggatcatctcatggACGACAGCGATGGCTTGAGCCTTCTGGAACTGGTTGCCACCAAATGCCTCCTGGGGGAATCCAAAGTCATTTCTGTCCTTGAGGCAGGAGAAGGGGGAGATTCTCCTCATTTGTTGCAGTAGCCTCAGGGCCCTCGTGTTAGCCAGGCTGTGGGTCTGAGGCAGGTCGCAGCCCAGAGAGCACGTGGAGTTGCAGCTGAGCAGCACCAGGGCCAAGAGTAAGGACACGGTTGGGGCCATCGGGGACCCTGCAGGTGCTGCCGGCGTGGCTGAGGTGGGGACTCTGAGAACCCTGCTCTCTAGGTTCTCTGAAGGCCTTCCTTCAGGCCTGGGTCTTAAATGGGAACACATTCGTCTCCATTTTCTGAATGTTaatttctacttctgtttttgcttttcactTTGCTCTCCAAATGGGTTATGGCAAGATTTCTCAaccattattttttccattattgcctcctcttccccttcccacaGAGCCTTTTTAGATAGTTTTTTCCTAATTGCCCTCCCATGAAAGTTTGAAAACACATATGTACTGAATATCTTCTTATATACTccatgaatatatgtatacatagaaaaagaaagtgaaaattttactgtttttatttaatgcagggttaagaatgaaaaaaattaaagctaaaaattatatttaaaagttattggggcttccctggtggcacagtggttgggagtccgactgccgatgcggggtcgtgggttcgtgccccggtccgggaggatcccacgtgccgcggagcggctgggcccgtgagccatggcgcgtccggagtctgtgctccgcggcgggagaggctaCGGCAGTGAGAGGAAGTTATTGagaactagggacttccctggtggtccagtggttaagaatacatgcttccactgcagggggcatgggtttgatccctggtcggggaactaagatcccatatgctacacagtgtggccaaaaagaaaaaataaaaagttattgacAACTAATTtaactttataacaaagtttGCACAGTAACTATTTTTTTAGTCAAAAGATATATTTGAAGAAGCTTACTGATTTTCTAAATTAAGctttatattataaacattttctcatgacattaaaaattactcagggacttccctggtggtacagtggttaagaatctgcctgcacgggttcgagccccagtctgggaagatcccacatgccacagagcagctaagcctgtgtgccacaactactgagcctgcgctccagagcctacgagccacaactactgaaccccgtgcacctagaacccatgctccacaacgagagaaaccactgcagtgagaagcccgggcaccgcaacaaagagtagcccccgctcgccgcaattggataaagcccatgcacagcaacaaagacccaatgcagccatacataaataaataactttattttttaaaaaaagacagatttaGATAAaagacaacttaaaaaaaaaaaaaaaaaaagaatccgcctgccgatgcaggggacacgagttcgagccctggtccaggaagatcccacatgctgcagaacaactaagcccgtgcaccacaactactgagcctgtgctatagagcctgtgagccacaactactgagcccgtgtgccacaactactgaagcctgcgtgcctagagcccgtgctccacaacaagagaagccactgcaccacaatgaaaagtagcccccgcttgccgcaactagagaaaacccgtgcacagcaacgaagacccaacgcaaccaaaaataaataaataaataaaattaaaaatattactcaAATAGAACATCTACAATGACTGTATAATGTTCTAGTCTATGAATGTAGCCTtgtttaacattttactttttttagattaagaatatttcaaaatttcacaATTACCAATCATGTTGGGAGAATGTCCTTGGGTATAAAATTGTACCCGATTTGACAAAGTATAATTACGAAATCAAAAGAcatcatcttgggcttccctggtggcgcagtggttgagagtctgcctgctaatgcaggggacacggattcgagccctggtctgggaggatcccacatgccgcggagcaactaggcccgtgagccataactactgagcctgcgcatctggagcctgtgctccgcaactagagaggccgcgatagtgagaggcccatgcaccgcgatgaagagtggcccccgcttgccacaaatagagaaagccctcacacagaaacgaagacccaacacagcaaaaataaattaattaattaataaactcctacccccaacatcttaaaaaaaaaaaagaaaaaagacatcacCTTTTTTAAAGTTCTTGAGACCTAAAACTAATTTGTTTTCCAGGGAGTTGGTGAAATTTATGCTAGGACTGTGGTAATGTCCACTTTATTGCTcacttgctaattttttttccagttcgaTAAAAAGCTcacttgctaattttttttccagttcgaTAAAAATCTGAtactggttttattttgcatttgtatAGGGTATTTGATATAGAGTGAAATTTACCTAAGTATGCAGAGTAActtttaatgtaatatatttacttatataaatAGTAATGTATCAAACTATAATTTCaagtaaaaatttatataaatatttagtaataGTACCAAtgtatggatatattttaaataaaatcatcagaACTGATAAAACCactgaaaatttaaattatttacttagCATTTATTTTTAGGTAATTAACTATTAATTTTGATTCATATCATAAAATTTTTAACTTCACTAGCTGCTAGGTATTCATCTAGATATTGTCAACAGTTTTCTGTTTGGAACTAGGCATAATTAGTGATGTGCTAAATAACTTTAgtagaattaaataataaaatataatctattCGTGCTTAATTCCCAAAGTCCAAATCACACCAAGGCTCAAACATAAGCAACATCTGCAAGACAGCCAATGGCAGCTCATAAGTAAGTAAAGGACACTTTTCACATTATGACTTTGAGATCAAGCAAATGTTGGCGAGAAAGTCCTGTAATGAACAGTTAAGTCACCATAGGTTGTAGCACTGATCCTGCATAACATTTGTTTATATTCCATGAACTCAGTGTCAATGTGAGTGTCACATCATATACAAGAAAAACTGAAGAGCAAAATGAATACAAAGGAATAAGACTTTGTTGGATAAGGTTGACCTTTGAACACCAAAGCCATTCTAATGGCTGAGATTTGTTCATACCCCAGAAAACTAATGTTTGCACTCATGGGAGCATCCCCAATGAGAATGCATAATTTAGGCAACATCAAAACTTGAATTGTCGCGATGTGGTTCGAGATTCTCCCTGGGATCGCAGTCATGGCCGCGTGCTTGTTCATCCTGGGAATGGCCACTGCACACATCCACAGGTTCACTAACGGAGGCAAGGAAAAAAGGGTTGCCTGTTGTTCATATCAGTGGAATTTGATGGAAAGAGATAGGTGCATCTCTGCAGTTAATCGTTACTATGTTTGGAGAACATTGATTAAGGAAGCATTTTCCTGATTGATGAAAAATAACTCAGTTATGCTTGTCTACCCCTGCTAGAAGGTTATGCAGTGTATTGTGTAGCATGCAGTGTATTTTGTAGtgtgtaataaaaatttttttaaaaagtaaaaaaaaaaatttgaatcatTCTCCATATTTTTGCATTAATGTTCAAATTTCCCTAAGGACCTCCAGAAGTTCCAATCCAAGTCTGTTCTTTTAAACGGAATGAATACATCTTTGTATTTGACTCATAACTGGATAAATATTGATTATTATCATGGAAAGAATTAACTTTCATCTCCCATcttgaattcttttattttgccTAAGAAGTCATGTGGCCTCAGCCCTCCACATTCCTGCTCTTTACATGGTAGGTATGTGATAATCTTTGGCAAATTAGCTCATTAGTAACTGGACTCTATCCATTCCATGTATTATCCTTGGCAGCAAGCCCAGTGTAATCATacaagtaatattttttaatagactcatctatgtattttattttattttaattgaagtatagttgattccaatgtttgttagtttttctggtgtatagcaaagcgattcatatatatatatatatatatatatatatatatatatatatatattctttttcagattcttttccattatagtttactagaagatattgaacataatttcctgtgttatacagtaggaccttgttgtttttctattttatatatagtagtttgtatctgctaatctcaaactccatTTATCCatctcccccctttccctttggtaaccataagtttgttttctatgtctgtgagtcagtgtctgttttgtaaatatcatttgtatcattttttgattccacatataagtgatatcatgtgatatttgtctttgtcttacttcacttagtatgataatctctaggtccatccaagttgttgcaaatggcattatttcattcttttatatggctgagtagtattccgttgtatatttatataccacatcttctctttccattcatctgtcgatgaacattcaGGTtcattccatgtcttggctattgtgaatagttctgctataaacattgaagtgcatgtatcttttcgaattagagttttctccagatatatgcccaggagtgggattgctggatcatatggtaactctagttttcttttttttttttttttttttgtggtacgcgggcctctcactgttgtggcctctcccgttgcggggcacaggctccggacgcgcaggctcagcggccatggctcacgggcccagccgctccgcggcatgtgggatcttcccggaccggggaacgaacccgtatcccctgcatcggcaggcggattctcaaccactgcgccaccagggaagccctagttttctttttttaaggaacctccatcctgttttccatagtggctgcaccaatttacattcccaccaacagtgtaggaggattcccttttctccaaatcctctccagcatttattgtttgtagactttttgatgatggccattgtgaccggtgtgaggtgatactttgttgtaattttgatttgcatttctctaataatcaccAATgttgacatcttttcatgtgcttattgaccatctgtatgtcttctttggagaaatgtctattcaggtcttcagcccattttttgattgggttgtttatttctaTGTTATTGAACTGTataagttgtttatatattttgggaattaagcccttgtcagttgcatagctagcaaatatttcctgccactccatagcttgtcttttcattttgttaatggtttcctttgctatgcagaagcttataagtttgattaggtcccatttgtttatttttgcttttatttctatgccttgggaaactgacttaagaaaatattgctatgatttatgtcagaatattttgcctatgttttcttctaggagttttatggtgtcacgtCTTATATTtataagtctttaagccattttgagtttatgtttgtgtatggtgtgaggaagtgttctaacttaatttatttaattatggctgtccagtttccccaaaaccacttgctgaagagactgtcttttctccattgtacattcttgccccTTTGTCGAAGATtcattgactgtaggtgtgtgggtttatttctgggctctgtattctgttccactgatccatatgtctggttttgtgccaataACATGCTGTTTTGATTTCTCTACCTTTGTagcattgtctgaagtctggaagggttatacctccagctttgttctttctcctaaggattgctttggcaattctgggttttttgtggttccatgtagattttaggattatttgttctagttctttgaaagatgttatgggtaatttgatagggatcgcactgaatctgtagattgctttgtgtagtatggcCATTAATTCTTCCTATCCAGGCCCATAGGATAACTATCCATtcctttgaatcatcttcagtttcctttatcaatgttgtATAGTTCTTAGTTataagtctttcacttccttggtcagggttattcttaagtattttattatttttttgatgaggttttaaaagggattgtatttttactttttcctttgatatttcatcattagtgtaaagaaatgcaacagatttctgtatgttaatcttgtattctgTTACCTTGCTTAATTCGTTCataagttctagtagtttttgacTCAACAAGTAATTTTACTAAAGCACTTTCTGAGATTTTCTCCTCCTACTGGCAGACATTTATGAATGACCAATCTATTTTGCTTCCTCACAGCCATATTTACTGGGATTATAACAGACAATGGCTAACATTTCCAGTCTACTCTTGCTGATATCAATAATGCCTACTGAGTTTATTGCTAAAATCACTTGGATTCTCTTTCCTTTAAGGTGCACATGGCTGGGGATTCAAGTTGCAAGAGCAGCACAATTTTCAGCCTGTGCCCGGAACTATATTAAACACACAAGGATGGACTTGTCTCTAATTTGTCCACTAGTATGTCACAATAGAAAATAACTAGACTGGTGTCATATACAGAGCCAAGGATCTAAACTCAAACTCTCTCTTATCCTCATAGCTCACAGCAACCAGCCATTTCCTCATAGCTCACAGCAACCAGCCATTTACCACATTACTCTTTCATGGATCTTTACTAATGCAATAATTATTACCTTTATCCTAGATGTTTTGGAGACTCCTTACAAAAAATGATGAATATCATTTTCATCCTGTATTTTCATTCCATCTCATGAGACAGTGGGCTCCTTTTCAGTTTGATTTCCAATATTTGACATATAATAATTAAAGCATTATGGCAGGTTGTAAATCGAGAGTTTGGATTCGGAGTCCTTGGTCTACTCTTTTTGCCTGTTAACCTGCTCATTCTTTTTACTCAGTATGACTATATTCTTACTTCTAGATGCGTGTAACCTTTAAAGACctttaaattcatatattgatGTCCTGACCACCAAAGTGGTGATATCAGGTGGCGGACCCTTTGGGACATGATTATGCTGTGAAGATGGAGACCTCAAAAATGGAATTAGGGCTGTTATAAAACAGGTCAAGATAAATCCTTCCGTCTTCTGCCCTGTGCTGATACAAGGAGAACTCTGCAGTGTGAGACCTGAAGCAGCCTTTCACCAGAAATGGACCATGCTGACACCCAGATCTTGGATTTCCAGATTCTAGAACTGTGAGCAATACATTTCTGCTCTTTACAAACTACCCAGTCTATGCTCTTTTGTTGAGGAAGCCCAAATAGTAACGCCTGACCTGACCTATTGTGTCCTCAGAATACCTCCCAGAAGTCTGTAAAATACCTAAAGGGAGAGACACCATCTTACCCAACCCCGTTTCCTAGATGGCTAGTCCAGTCCCTGTCATTTCAGGAGCTCAGTCAATATTCATGTAACATCAATCCACAATGATGGTAATGATAGGAGAAAGAATTATACCAACATATATTAGATAGATATGATGTGAGAAGACAATAATCTAAAGATACTTTAAAGATTCTTCATGGTTATACAGGGCAAGTGATAATGGAAtattgtgtgtttgtttattttttttttggctgcgttgggtcttcattgctgcgcgtgggctttctctagttgtagcgagcggtaGCTACTCCtcactgcagtgcgcaggcttctcattgtggtggcttctcttgttgtggagcaggggctctagatgcgtgggcttcagtagttgtggcacgtgggctcagtagttgtggctcgtgagctctagagcacaggctcagtagttgtggcgcatgggctta harbors:
- the LOC131760811 gene encoding interferon alpha-1-like; protein product: MAPTVSLLLALVLLSCNSTCSLGCDLPQTHSLANTRALRLLQQMRRISPFSCLKDRNDFGFPQEAFGGNQFQKAQAIAVVHEMIQQTFQLFSAEGSAAAWDETLLDKFCTALFQQLTDLQACLMQEAGLEGTPLLKEDSILAVRKYFHRITVYLQEKKYSPCAWEIVRAEVMRSFSSSTNLQERLRRKE